The genomic window GCGAACAAGTATCGAGGGTGAACAATGGCGATCTGGCCACCGACCTGACCAAAACCGAAAGAGGTGAGAAGACCGCACTCGAGTCGAACGTGCTGGATGGGTTTAGAAGGATAGAAGAGGTGGGGGAAGGCACGGAGCTCTTCAGAGATATTGTCGGCATTGTGGTTACCGGGAACAAGAGCGCTGTTAATGGTCTGGCACATGCCGTTAAACATCCAAGCGGCGGCACCACCCTTGGGATGACCAGTCAAGCTCTTCTGAGCAATAACGGGGACGGCATTACCAGGAGTTCGGCCAAGCTGTTCGAACTGAAGGTTGTAGACACCAGATTCATTCTTGTCGTTAGCCTTGGTACTGGTACCGTGGCAAGAGATGGCACCGACACTGTCGGCATCAAGACCCCAAACAGCAAGGGCACGACGCAAAGGAGCAACGTTGGGGTGGGAACCCTCGAGCATACCAAAGGTAGCAAGAGCCTCCTTCTCCTGCCTCTTGGCCTCATCATCGATGAACGCCACTCGGTTCTGGAACCACTCCTCGTTGTCGCCACCCTTTCGAGTCTCGAGCTCCATACGGAGAAGTTCGTGCTCGTTCTCAAGCCATTGAGAGATCTGCTTGCGTCGGAAAGCGAGTTGTCGAGATCGGTACTTGACATCGAGCAAGGGCAAAGCTTCCTTGGGGGTGATTTCACGGGCAGTAGAGAGAATACCTCGACCGGGAGCAGGGATAGATCGACCAGCCTTGTCAGTGTGGGTGGAGCTGTAGGCGACAATACCCTGGATTGAGGCACCCATCTCGATGGCAGTCTTGGCGGACATCATGACGTGCACACCACAACCCTGAGACTCCATGAAACCGGCACGGGTAGAAGTCATAGGTCGAGAGAACTCGTTGGGTTCACGGCCCATGGCAAACTCGGTTTCGGCGTTAGAGGTGGCCTTCATATTGGCGAATTCGAAAGAGCCCTCTTCAGAGAAGTCGTCGAAACCACCGGCAATCATGACCTTGGCCTTGCCGGAAATGATGGTGTCGCAAGCAATCTCGACGGATTGAAGGGCGGTAGCGCACGCACCGACAGGGATCTTGACAGGACCACTGGAAGAAAGCAAGAGAAGGTTGACCCAACCGGCGACGGTGTTGATGAAACTGCGACGCGTGTATTTTAGTACCCTGCTACTCTTGAGATAGAAAAAAAACTATTCTCGACTCACGTTTCCTGCAAGATATCCTTCTGAACATCCCTTTCCTCTCGCCTGTCCTTGAACATGGCGCTCATAGAGTGCATACCGCCCATACCGGAACCCAATGAAGTACCAACCTCGCTAGGGTGGATGTACTTGTACAACTCGTAAGGATCGGTGACACCGGACATGATCAAAGCCTCCATAGTGCAGACCAAAGCCCAAAGAGCGGTCCTGTCAGTCTGGGCGATGATGTCGTCGGGCAAACCGAATCGACGAGCGTCCCAACCGGTAGGAAGCTGGCCAGCGACGACTCGGTCAAACTTGACAGCCTTGGGGAGGAATATCCTGGCACCCTTGTTGAACTTGACGAACCATTCGCCAGATTCCTGGGCCCAGACGTCGACCTTGTCACCGTGTTCGCGCTTGAATCGAGCGGCCTCTTCAGCAGCAACTTCAAGAGGCTCGAGGTCGTGGTTGAGCTCAATCTCCTGAATGAAGCCCTTCTTCTCAGGGTTGTAACCCCAGAACAAGTCGGGCTCTGGAAAGTGAATTGTTAGCTCATACTACTTTCCATTCAGGTGGAGAAACAGTGTACTCACCAATGAGACGGATACCAGCGTGCTTGATAATGTCCTTCTCGTACTTGGTCTTGACGTCCTTGTCATCCACAGGCTCACCAGATTTGGCGTCAACCCATCCGACATAGGTCTGACCGTTACCGAGTTTACCATCAAGCTGCTTGATGAAACCCATCATCCAAGCCATCTCGATACAACCCTCAATGGTGAATTCGCCACGGGCCTCCATTTCCCATCGGGTCCTAGAAGAACCCCAAGGACCGACTTCAGCAAAACCGGTACAGACAATGACCTTGTCGAGATCGATCAAGCCCTGAAGGTGCTTGAGTTCATTGAGAATGTCGTCACCGTCAATCTTGGGGAAGTCAAAGGAGAAGTTGGCTCGGGGAGCGATGGCAACCTTTTGGTGAAGCCTCTCGGCGTCACCGCCGTTGATGACACGGAAGTCGGCAGAGTTGTCAAGGGTGATGGCTTTTCGCAACTCGGCCATTCGGTTGATGTCGACTCGGATAGATGTCATAACCTCAGCCAAACCGGCGACACGGTCCATACCACCGTTGAGGTCGGCCCAGATGGGTTCGATCTGGGTAATGTCGAACAAGAGGGGGTGCATGAGACCGAGAATGTTAAAGGCCATCTCCTTGGGGGAGAAAGTCCTGACACCAAGCTTTTCGAGACCCTCGGCAACAAAGTTGGTAGCGCTCATGAGACCGGTACCTCGAGTCCAGCCGATGACGGCACCAGCGATACAGAGATACTCTCCCCAACTTTCGGCGGACCACCTGTTGAACAAGGTTTCAAGAGAAATCTTGGACTCAGAGTAGAGACCGTCGTTACCAAAGATACCGTGGTtgggagaaagagggagGACGACCTGGGTGGGTCGGGTTACGAATTGACGAGCGGCCTTTTTCTGCTTGACGGCACCAAGGAGACGGAGAAGGTTGGTAAGCATGAGTCGGTGGGCGAGCTCAGATTTGTCGTCAATAGAGTCGATTTCACGACCGTTCTCGGGAAGAGCGGCGAAGGGAATAATGTAGTCCAAGTCGATCTGGAGGGTGGAGTAAATGTAATCGACAAGCGCCTCAACATCCTGACGAGAAGCACCGTTGAAGGGAACGACAATAAGCTTGGAGCCCTTGGAACCAAGCTCGTGGAAAATGCTCTTGTAGTAGTCGACAGCAGCTCGAGAGTATCGAGAGGTGGTCACGATACAGGTACAACCACCAGAGAGAAGACCCTTGAGGATCTCAACACCGATGGAACCCTTGCCGACACCGGTGAGAAGAGCGGCCTTCTTGGCGAAAGTGACACCAGAAGTGGCAATTTCAGTAAGGACATCAAAGTCTTTTTAAATAATTAGTGATACTTTCTTCAGTCACATTTCAAATAACTTACAGATGTTGGTAAGCTTTGCACTGTAGGAAAAGCTAGTGCCAGTCTTCCTTTTAAGATGCAAGAAGGGCAAGTGAGTCTCCTCAACCTCAGTCCTGTCTTCAACGTTGGGTCTCAAGAACTGGGAACTAGATCGTCGCTGCTTAGTGCCCTTGGTACGAGCGATGGCAGGGGATTCAGCGTCTTCGACAGCAGAGCCAGAAGATTGGCCAAGAGACTTGATAACTTCGCTGTACATGGACTTGATGGCAGATTTTTGGGCGGCGGTGATGGAAGGCTGAGAGTTGACGAGCTCCCAAAGCTTTTCTGTTTGACTGTAAGCAGGGGATGAAGATTGACTAAATGTTAACTTACCAATATCGGACTGGACCTTTTCGAGATTGACAGCGGGCTCGACTTCACCACCAGAGGCCATTTCTACGAGATTGTCAGTCTGGATCTTGGACAAAACCATCCAAACTGCTCACCCTTCACATAGCTCTCGAGTTTTCTAACGTTTTGCCTGGAGACTTCAGAGTAGATGATGTCACCCTTGGCGGAAACCTCGGTGTGCGGGGCAGTGGGGAGGGCAACGTCCCTGTAGACGGGAGGCTTGTCGACAACCTCCTTACCTATACTACTGCATCAGCGCCGCCAAAGGTAGTCCCCAATGTTTCCACGCACAGTTGTCAAGCAAGATTTGTCCAAACTCCTTAATCTTCTTAAAAGTAGGGCCCTTGGAAGGATCGGCATTGTCGATGTGGTACTTCATATATCTGCGGCCTGTGATCAgcgccttcttctccacccAGGAAATCCAGTCCCGCTCACTCAAGAAGGGCGGGATCGGCACGGTTCATCTAGAGACACAGTTCAGCTCTGCATTCCATGATTTGCAGACGAGAAGTGAGTATACTCACGATGGCGATACATCTTGACGTGAGCTCACGCCTGACGATGCTCTCTTTGTCCATCCCTTCAGCGGCCATTGTGTATGTCTACGTCGGGGGGAATAGAATaggggaggaaggaaggaagcgtaagaagaagagtagAATTCTTTCTTTGTATGAGGGCGACTTTACTTGTCGCAACACCGGCAACTAACGCTGGGGCGCAATTCGGTTGGGGATCGGAGGAGAGCCACGTGGGAGCACGTGGCAATCTGCGGCTTCTCCTGAATGGCAGTCGCGCTTGGCGGGCGGCGATCACTTTTTGGTATGCCTTGTGGTGCAGGCAGCGCTGGCGGTTGGAAGAACGTTCCTTGGGGCTGGAAGAAGTCGGGGTGGGAGGTGACGTGGATAGCATGCCGGCTGAGTCACCTACTTGGTCATCCCAATGCATGCCAGCAGCATCCATGAAACACACCTCCGATTCCCCCAATCCCCAAAAGGGGATAAAGTTAGGAATGCCGTCGGCGTTCTTCGGATCTAACTGATAAGCAGTGGCCGACCACGTTTTCGTCACGTTATCCGCACGTGGCTGCGTTGATCTTTTGGGGAGTGGGGGAGCGGCGTTCCCCAGTGGTCGCAAGTTGCCGAGTGCAGCGCGAGGAGTGTCGCTACAAAATACAAAGACATTTCTCCGCCATATCTTAGTTCTTTACTCTTCCATCTCCGTCCTTTCCGCTAGCACAGGAGAGTCATGGcctccctcttctcttccgcAGCGCCAATGCGCCCCCTCGTCCTCCACGACGCCACAACGCGTGTCTCCGTACACGTCCCAGCATCTCCTCTTTCCGCCTGGGTCACCTCTCAAGTAGTCGCCCGGGACTTCCAAGACTCCATCGTCGGCAAAGACACGCCCGCTCCTGTCGCcgacgaggaagaagagccAAGTGTTCCCTCTATTGAGCCCCAAGTTACGCTTCTCGCCCAGTTCTTGAGCTTTGTCGCCGACAGGGCCGCACAAGATGCATCTTCAGAACTTTCCGAGGTCTTGTTCGCTGCCTACAACAGGTTCAACGagctcttcctctccactATTAACGTCCACTCTCTCGTCCAATCCTTCGATCCCGAGGTCCGAGCAGAGATCCTCAAGTCTTACTTCAAGGCCTTTGCGACTGCCAGGGAGCAGCTTGGCGATAAGGTGCAAATTGCCCACCCTTCAGCTCTTCTCGAGGCTGCCAAGGATGGCAGCACTGAGCTTTACGCTTTGTTCGGTGGCCAGGGTGTCAACGAAGTGCGTGGCTTGCTGTTGAAAATATGTTCCTCGCTAATCGTTGCATAGCACTACTTTAACGAGCTCCAATTGCTCTACGACACTTACACACCTTTTGTCGCCCCTATCATTTCAGAGATCACTGACTTGTTGATCTCTCTCGGCCACAAGGCTGATAACAACGGTTACACCTACTATTCTCAAGGCCTCGACCTCCTTTCATGGCTCGACGGTTCTTCTCCTCGACCTAGTGTCGAGTATCTTGCCTCTATCcccctttctcttccccttATTGGTGTCGCCCAGCTTGCGCAATACGTTGTTTCTTGCCGAGTCACTGACCTCTCCCCGGCGGAGATGCGAGAAAGGTTCAAGGGTGCCACTGGTCACTCTCAAGGTGTCATTTCTGCTGTCGCCATCGCGTCCTCTAGCGCCTGGTCCAGCTTGTACGAGAACATCCTCAAGGCAGTGAAGCAGCTCTTTTACATTGGTCTCCGAGGCCAAGAGGGtttccctcttctttctaTCGACCCTAAGATTGTTTCTGACTCTATCGAGAACAACGAAGGTGTCCCCACTCCCATGCTTTCCATTAACGGTCTTGGCGTCAAGGCGCTCGAGGGCCACATCAAAAAGGTCAACTCTCACCTTCCTTCCAACTCTCAAATTGGCATTTCCCTCCACAATGGACCTACCAACTTTGTTGTTACTGCCCCTGCCAAGGCGCTTTACGGTCTTGTCACCGCTCTCCGAAAGGTCATGGCGCCTGCCGGTCTCGATCAGAGCAAGGTTCCTTTCTCCAAGCGAAAGGCCGTTTTCACTATGAGATTCTTGCCCGTCAACGTTCCTTACCACAGCCACTACCTTGAGGGTGCTACCCAAAAAGTTGAGAAGGACTTGGGCGAGGAACTGTGGGATCCCAAGGCTTTGGCTATGGCTATCTACCACACTGAGGACGGTAAGTCATTTTTGTACACATTCCGTCGCACACCCCCTTACAATAAATAAACAGGTTCTGACCTCCGATCCTCCGAGATCTCTCTCACCACTTCTCTTTGTGACCAGATCTTCACTAAACCCATCCACTGGGTCAAGGCTTGCAACTTCCCTTCTACTGCCACCCACGCTATTGACTTTGGACCGGGTGGTAACAGTGGTATCGGACCTCTTACTAGCCGTGCCATCGAAGGCCGAGGTGTCAGGATTGTCGTCGTCGGCGAAAAGGGCAAAGCCGCTGCCGAGTTCTACGATGCCACCAAGATCCGACGTGAGCCCGTCTGGGCCAAGGAATGGTCTCCCAAGCTCGTCAAGACCCTTGACGGCAAGGTCCACATTGACACTCCCTTCTCCCGATTGCTCGGTAAGCCTCCTATCATGGTCGCTGGTATGACCCCTTCCACTGTCGGCGCCAACCTTGTTGCTGCCACTCTTGACGCCGGCTTCCACATTGAACTTGCCGGTGGTGGTCACTACAACCCCAAGGCCCTCCGAGCCAAGGTCGCCGAGATCCAAAGGCGAGTCAAGCCTGGAGTCGGTATCACTCTTAACGCTTTGTACATCAACCAGCGACAATTCTCATTCCAGTTCCCTCTCTGGCAAGAGATGCGCAAGGAAGGTCTTCCTATCGAAGGTTTCTGTGTCGCTGCCGGTATCCCCTCCTCTGAGAAGGCTACTGAAATCATCAACGCCCTCAAGGAGGCCGGTATCAAGCACATTGCCTTCAAGCCCGGGTCCGTTGAAGGTATCAGGCAGGTCGTCAACATTGCCGCTGCCAACCCAGACTACCCCATTATCATGCAGTGGACTGGTGGTCGTGCCGGTGGTCACCACTCTTGTGAAGACTTCCACCAGCCTATCATTGCTACTTATCCCTCGATCAGGCAGAACCCCAACATCAGCTTGATTGCCGGTTCCGGTTTCGGTGGCGCCGAGGACGTCTGGCCTTAGTAAGTTGTGACTTTACAGTTGGAAATTTTGTTTCCTCCCCACTGACGAAAATCGCAGCCTTTCCGGTGAATGGTCCGTCAAGATGTTCGGTCTCCAGCCCATGCCTTTCGATGGTGTTCTTTACGCTTCCCGAGTTATGGTCGCCAAAGAAGCCGACACCAGCGCTTCCGTCAAGCAGCTCATCGTCGACGCGCCCGGTGTTGACGACGCGCAATGGGAAGGCACCTACGACAAGCCCACCGGCGGTATCCTCACCGTCCGATCCGAGCTTGGTGAGCCTATTCACAAGATTGCCACCCGTGGTGTCAAGCTCTGGAGGGAGTTTGACGACACCGTCTTTGCCCAGCCCAGGGAGAAGAGGGCTGCTTGGCTCGAGAACAAGCGTGACTACGTCATTGACAGGCTTAACAAGGACTTCAACAAGCCTTGGTTCGGCGAGAAGTCTGACGGCACTGTCGTTGCCGACATTGGCAAGATGACCTACGAGGAGATTACCAAGAGGATGGTCAGGTTGATGTACGTCGCCAAGCAGGACAGGTGGATCGATGTTTCTCTCCGAAACCTCGTCGGCGACTGGTTGAGACGAGTTGAAGAGAGGTTCGCTGGTGTTGACGGCATCCGTACCAAGGAGTCCCTTCTCCAATCCTTCTCCGACCTCGACAAGCCCTTGCCTACTATCGAGTCTTTCTTCAACACTTACCCTCGAGCCAAGACTCAGCTTGTCGCTGCCGAGGACAAGgccttcttccttgccATCTGTCAACGACCCGGCCAGAAGCCCGTTCCTTTCATCCCTATCCTCGACAACAACTTTGAGGTTTGGTTCAAGAAGGACTCCCTCTGGGCCGCCGAGGACGTTGAGGCCGTCTTCGACCAAGACCCCCAGAGGGTCTGTATTCTCCAAGGTCCCATGGCCGTCAAGCACGCTACTGTTGTTGACGAACCTATCAAGGACATGCTCGGCAACATCGAAGCTCTCTTGGTCAAGAAGATCTTGAAGGAGTTCTACAACAATGACGAGAGCAAGGTTCCCGAAATTGACTTTATCGGCGCCAAGCCCGGTAAGCCCAAGGCTGGTCTCGTTTCCGAGTCCGTCTCTGGCGACGTTAGGACGCTCAAGGTCGGCAAGAACGTCCCCGCTCTTGATGACTGGCTCGAGGTTGTTGCCGGTGCCAACGTTAGCTGGCTTCGTGCCGCTTTGACCTCTGTCAACGTCGTTCAGGGCGCTGGCTACATCTCCAACCCCTTCAGGAGAATCTTCAACCCACGAGCCGGCCAGACTGTCATGATCAAGTCTGAGAACGGCAAGGCTATCTCTGTCACCGTTTACGGTGCCGCCAGGTCTTTCGGCCCTCACGCTGCTGACTTCAAGGCCGTCGAGCTCACTTTCAACTCCAGGACTAACGCTATATCTCTCGTCATGAACG from Cryptococcus gattii WM276 chromosome E, complete sequence includes these protein-coding regions:
- a CDS encoding fatty-acid synthase complex protein, putative (Similar to TIGR gene model, INSD accession AAW43792.1); translated protein: MAAEGMDKESIVRRELTSRCIAIMNRADPALLEYMKYHIDNADPSKGPTFKKIKEFGQILLDNCKEVVDKPPVYRDVALPTAPHTEVSAKGDIIYSEVSRQNVRKLESYVKEMASGGEVEPAVNLEKVQSDIEKLWELVNSQPSITAAQKSAIKSMYSEVIKSLGQSSGSAVEDAESPAIARTKGTKQRRSSSQFLRPNVEDRTEVEETHLPFLHLKRKTGTSFSYSAKLTNIYFDVLTEIATSGVTFAKKAALLTGVGKGSIGVEILKGLLSGGCTCIVTTSRYSRAAVDYYKSIFHELGSKGSKLIVVPFNGASRQDVEALVDYIYSTLQIDLDYIIPFAALPENGREIDSIDDKSELAHRLMLTNLLRLLGAVKQKKAARQFVTRPTQVVLPLSPNHGIFGNDGLYSESKISLETLFNRWSAESWGEYLCIAGAVIGWTRGTGLMSATNFVAEGLEKLGVRTFSPKEMAFNILGLMHPLLFDITQIEPIWADLNGGMDRVAGLAEVMTSIRVDINRMAELRKAITLDNSADFRVINGGDAERLHQKVAIAPRANFSFDFPKIDGDDILNELKHLQGLIDLDKVIVCTGFAEVGPWGSSRTRWEMEARGEFTIEGCIEMAWMMGFIKQLDGKLGNGQTYVGWVDAKSGEPVDDKDVKTKYEKDIIKHAGIRLIEPDLFWGYNPEKKGFIQEIELNHDLEPLEVAAEEAARFKREHGDKVDVWAQESGEWFVKFNKGARIFLPKAVKFDRVVAGQLPTGWDARRFGLPDDIIAQTDRTALWALVCTMEALIMSGVTDPYELYKYIHPSEVGTSLGSGMGGMHSMSAMFKDRREERDVQKDILQETFINTVAGWVNLLLLSSSGPVKIPVGACATALQSVEIACDTIISGKAKVMIAGGFDDFSEEGSFEFANMKATSNAETEFAMGREPNEFSRPMTSTRAGFMESQGCGVHVMMSAKTAIEMGASIQGIVAYSSTHTDKAGRSIPAPGRGILSTAREITPKEALPLLDVKYRSRQLAFRRKQISQWLENEHELLRMELETRKGGDNEEWFQNRVAFIDDEAKRQEKEALATFGMLEGSHPNVAPLRRALAVWGLDADSVGAISCHGTSTKANDKNESGVYNLQFEQLGRTPGNAVPVIAQKSLTGHPKGGAAAWMFNGMCQTINSALVPGNHNADNISEELRAFPHLFYPSKPIQHVRLECGLLTSFGFGQVGGQIAIVHPRYLFAALQAHELEAYKKRRQDRELDTYSRMSSALVNNNMVQIKEGPPYTAELEGGVLLNPLARAGPSKNSFAFQGKLPTKVPVDVKNAETLKAMFDQAGALSGVGVDTELISSVPTSETFRERNFTADEISYCSSAADPVASFAGRWAAKEAVFKALSVPSKGAGAPLKEIEIVSTPSGPTVKLSGDALAAAGGKSVKVSLSHSDTSVVAFAVAQ